The Caulifigura coniformis genome includes a region encoding these proteins:
- a CDS encoding NAD-dependent epimerase/dehydratase family protein: MSEAWQGRRVVVTGGLGFIGSNLVLRLAGEGAEATVIDLPDPECAGDFRHLGPVADRVTVIRADLSLPGDWRRAIENAEVVFHLAGQVSHSASMSDPVADLRHNCGSLLQVLEAARAARTSPRLVFASTRQVYGRAIALPVRESHPLRPPDVNGVHNVAGEEYLRLYREVHGLQSTTIRLANTYGPRMDLRHAGRGVLNVFLARALLGQPITIFGDGSQKRDINHVDDVVEALLLAARVNQAGPFHLGSPVPATLSDFLQALQTRLPVEVSHQPFPPELEAIDIGDSHCDIAAFQAATGWSPATPLDEGLARTIKWFLSNPHALPRAATR; the protein is encoded by the coding sequence ATGAGTGAGGCGTGGCAGGGGCGGCGCGTCGTCGTCACGGGCGGACTGGGGTTCATCGGCAGCAATCTCGTCCTGCGCCTCGCCGGCGAGGGGGCGGAAGCGACGGTCATCGATCTGCCCGACCCCGAGTGCGCGGGAGACTTTCGTCACCTGGGACCGGTCGCGGATCGAGTCACCGTCATCCGGGCCGACCTGTCACTCCCCGGCGATTGGAGGCGAGCGATCGAGAACGCTGAGGTCGTCTTCCATCTGGCCGGCCAGGTGAGTCATTCGGCCAGCATGTCCGATCCCGTGGCCGACCTGCGTCACAACTGCGGCAGTCTCCTGCAGGTGCTCGAGGCGGCCCGGGCAGCCCGCACCTCTCCCAGGCTGGTGTTCGCCAGTACCCGTCAGGTCTACGGCAGGGCGATTGCCCTGCCGGTCCGGGAGTCGCATCCGCTCCGACCGCCGGACGTCAACGGCGTGCACAACGTGGCGGGCGAGGAATACCTGCGTCTCTATCGCGAAGTCCATGGACTGCAGTCGACAACGATTCGGCTCGCTAACACGTATGGCCCGCGGATGGATTTGCGCCATGCGGGACGAGGCGTGCTGAACGTCTTTCTGGCCCGCGCGCTTCTTGGCCAGCCTATCACCATCTTCGGGGATGGATCACAGAAACGGGACATCAACCACGTCGACGATGTGGTTGAGGCGCTGCTGCTTGCTGCCCGAGTCAATCAGGCTGGCCCGTTCCACCTGGGATCTCCCGTTCCGGCAACTCTATCTGATTTTCTGCAGGCGCTGCAGACCCGGCTGCCCGTCGAGGTTTCTCACCAGCCCTTTCCTCCCGAACTGGAGGCGATCGACATCGGAGACAGCCACTGCGACATCGCAGCGTTCCAGGCCGCGACCGGGTGGTCGCCTGCGACTCCGCTTGACGAAGGCCTGGCGCGAACCATCAAGTGGTTCCTTTCCAACCCGCACGCGCTTCCCCGAGCGGCCACGAGATGA
- a CDS encoding glycosyltransferase family 2 protein gives MSSPVEISFVIPVYNGSATVHTVVDRIRRAFAGRAIEIILVNDGSPDDSERVCAALVDRYPGLITFLHLSRNFGEHSAVLAGLSHAHGRAVAVLDDDGQNPPEEVVRMHKVLQEGNYDVVYGRYAEKKHHWFRNLGSRFNDRLATLMLKKPKDIYLSSFKVLNRFIVDEVTRYRGPHPYIDGLIFRTTRNIGQIVVEHQERIAGQSNYTLKRLVRLWLNMFLGFSIAPLRLAIVMGLVTSLFSLGMLGLILIDKIWINPGVPVGIPTVLTSIALFAGVQLMVLGMVGEYIGRIFLEQNGMPQFVVRYMKRGPESGWMYDSSDSIPAFGGQRDE, from the coding sequence TTGTCTTCGCCTGTCGAAATCTCGTTCGTGATCCCCGTCTATAACGGCAGCGCGACCGTTCATACGGTCGTCGATCGCATCCGCCGGGCGTTTGCCGGACGCGCCATCGAGATCATTCTCGTCAACGACGGCTCGCCCGACGACAGCGAGCGGGTCTGCGCCGCCCTCGTTGATCGCTATCCGGGCCTGATCACGTTCCTCCACCTCTCGCGCAACTTCGGCGAACACAGCGCCGTACTGGCAGGGCTTTCCCATGCCCACGGCCGGGCGGTGGCGGTTCTCGACGACGACGGCCAGAACCCGCCGGAAGAAGTCGTACGGATGCACAAGGTGCTACAGGAGGGAAACTACGACGTCGTTTACGGGCGTTACGCCGAGAAGAAGCATCACTGGTTCCGGAACCTGGGAAGCCGGTTCAACGATCGACTCGCCACGCTGATGCTCAAGAAGCCGAAGGACATCTACCTTTCGAGCTTCAAGGTGCTCAACCGCTTTATCGTGGATGAAGTGACGCGCTATCGCGGGCCGCATCCGTATATCGACGGGCTGATTTTCCGGACGACGCGGAACATCGGACAGATCGTCGTCGAGCATCAGGAGCGGATCGCGGGCCAGTCGAACTACACGCTCAAGCGACTGGTCCGCTTGTGGCTCAACATGTTCCTCGGGTTCTCTATCGCTCCGCTGCGACTGGCGATCGTGATGGGGCTGGTCACCTCGCTGTTCAGCCTGGGGATGCTGGGCCTGATTCTCATCGACAAAATCTGGATCAACCCGGGGGTCCCCGTCGGCATTCCGACGGTTCTCACGAGCATCGCGCTGTTCGCCGGCGTGCAGCTGATGGTGCTGGGCATGGTCGGCGAATACATCGGTCGCATCTTCCTCGAACAGAACGGCATGCCGCAGTTCGTGGTCCGTTACATGAAACGCGGCCCCGAATCGGGATGGATGTACGACAGCAGCGATTCGATCCCGGCCTTTGGGGGCCAGCGTGATGAGTGA
- a CDS encoding lipocalin family protein, with amino-acid sequence MEPPEQAPSTPPKRRRRRWLIAAFVLVLVSLASWWYWPRGDARFVGKWRCRDGTWTLRRNGLLSMKERGSLGTLWCKWNTLGDELIVSDFSRGQAVDTVRLLAKLINSQNYLAVGADGARFRVLSASASRIVLEADGSTEIVTLNRISE; translated from the coding sequence ATGGAACCACCCGAGCAAGCACCAAGCACACCACCGAAGAGACGCCGACGCCGCTGGCTGATCGCCGCGTTCGTCCTCGTGCTGGTGTCGCTGGCCTCCTGGTGGTACTGGCCGCGAGGGGATGCGCGGTTCGTGGGGAAGTGGAGATGTCGTGACGGAACTTGGACGCTCCGCCGCAATGGCCTTTTGAGTATGAAGGAGAGGGGCTCACTCGGCACTCTGTGGTGCAAGTGGAACACTCTCGGAGATGAACTCATCGTGTCCGATTTCAGTCGAGGGCAAGCAGTCGACACGGTTCGCTTGCTCGCAAAGCTCATCAACAGCCAAAACTATCTGGCCGTGGGGGCGGACGGTGCCCGCTTTCGGGTGTTATCGGCATCAGCAAGCCGCATCGTGCTTGAAGCAGACGGATCGACTGAAATCGTGACGCTGAACCGCATCTCCGAATGA
- a CDS encoding DUF4365 domain-containing protein has translation MGLTLPLSSNDVESELSYAYLHAIAAAADCGCTVAGRIPDGMGVDAWIHVGDHFPALGYRKFTIEVQLKATATPMTLVRNRFAYSIPIEQYDKLRMTGGESTTLLVVLQLPALRAAWCRSSPRSLAIQQAAYWLSLYGAPDSPNTTTQTVYIPKSNRFTPEGLKALFPTIVGGGKIHYVP, from the coding sequence ATGGGGCTAACGTTGCCGCTTTCAAGCAACGATGTGGAGTCTGAGCTTAGCTACGCGTACCTCCACGCAATTGCCGCTGCAGCCGATTGTGGCTGTACGGTCGCTGGGAGAATCCCAGATGGGATGGGCGTTGATGCTTGGATCCACGTCGGCGATCATTTCCCAGCACTGGGTTACAGGAAGTTCACGATCGAGGTCCAGTTGAAGGCAACTGCCACTCCGATGACCTTGGTGAGGAATCGCTTCGCATATTCCATACCCATTGAGCAGTACGATAAGCTGCGAATGACCGGGGGAGAGAGTACAACACTCCTAGTCGTACTGCAGCTGCCCGCCCTCAGAGCGGCTTGGTGTCGATCGTCACCTCGATCCCTCGCAATCCAACAGGCAGCATATTGGCTGAGTCTTTACGGTGCTCCGGATAGCCCCAACACAACAACTCAGACTGTCTATATTCCAAAGTCCAATCGGTTCACTCCAGAGGGCCTGAAGGCATTGTTTCCGACGATAGTGGGCGGAGGGAAAATCCACTATGTCCCTTAA
- a CDS encoding GumC domain-containing protein, producing MNQTADIRAKTIYDRGSELVDNEAAIARAQKAWQAYQGARVRIAQQAAGKNLAVIRAEVSAAEQLYRREMNASLGMVSGGGTRGGRSGRASAMLFQGQQAIEDYSYAGFRGLSNNLAFMGSMMGGPAGIAVVAGVAAKGVYDLYQSFKQAGSGAGEMATQIEMASTRLERFAQARQQFRQEALDFSVPTNRRELDQRDADLKFRRQRAGNTAGLEADEKNLALLQQMKKLRESATESYWWKGMGSWAPGPVVDKFVSKMSRFEDLKRQLSDPGVAADPDKIGDEIGKIQQRIAARKDEIATERDSIAMEERRLINNLHVVDALENAARKQDRLTTGLERQLDIERQLVEATKRRAESIQDAAYGRGDAFGGRAFDAQGSILARQWQQRTERAQHNDRVTQTHAFRKMFGADPSNHALGGRFNDWLSRRHDAIGKQGEQLEEKAQFDLAKQRADMLKARGEEQLAQANRFAERGNIGRAADFFDRARGSFSSVQDMQLQWASRGTDPMKQQKFLDEAKATEGWIGGIDKAELAANEKAAAGAQGKIGVLESMSKSVEELAARAERLTIFKEADMAKARSLNGELDGMIQRLERIQGLSAGAAGGAGAGGGRGLPGRAQGGPVSRNSPYVVGERGMELFIPTVPGQVVNATDTRRMLSAARQAVAPVTSTTSNVSTSFSIGSINAATVDVAEIQRQADWRKKAMKARRGF from the coding sequence ATGAATCAGACCGCCGACATTCGGGCGAAGACGATCTACGATCGTGGCAGCGAACTTGTTGACAATGAAGCCGCGATCGCACGGGCGCAAAAGGCCTGGCAGGCCTACCAGGGCGCCCGTGTCAGGATCGCTCAACAGGCTGCCGGGAAGAACCTTGCTGTCATCCGTGCGGAAGTCTCTGCGGCCGAACAGCTCTACCGCCGTGAGATGAACGCCTCTCTCGGCATGGTCAGCGGCGGTGGCACCAGAGGCGGGCGTAGTGGCCGAGCGTCGGCCATGCTCTTCCAGGGGCAGCAGGCGATTGAGGACTATTCCTACGCGGGCTTCCGTGGCCTGTCGAACAACCTGGCGTTCATGGGCAGCATGATGGGAGGCCCTGCGGGAATCGCCGTTGTCGCAGGTGTCGCCGCGAAGGGTGTCTACGACCTCTATCAGAGCTTCAAACAGGCCGGCTCGGGCGCTGGTGAGATGGCCACACAGATCGAGATGGCATCGACCCGGTTGGAGAGGTTTGCGCAGGCACGTCAGCAGTTCAGGCAGGAAGCGTTGGACTTCAGCGTGCCTACGAATCGGCGGGAGCTTGACCAGAGAGACGCGGACCTGAAGTTCCGTCGCCAGAGGGCCGGTAACACGGCAGGTCTTGAGGCCGATGAGAAGAACCTGGCATTGCTTCAGCAGATGAAAAAGCTCCGCGAGAGTGCTACGGAGTCATATTGGTGGAAAGGAATGGGATCTTGGGCACCCGGCCCTGTGGTCGACAAATTTGTTTCGAAGATGAGCCGGTTCGAGGATCTGAAGCGGCAGTTGTCTGATCCAGGCGTTGCGGCAGATCCGGACAAGATCGGAGACGAGATCGGGAAGATCCAGCAGCGCATCGCAGCCCGCAAGGATGAGATTGCAACGGAGCGTGACTCTATCGCGATGGAAGAACGTCGACTTATCAACAACCTTCACGTGGTCGATGCCCTGGAAAACGCCGCCCGGAAGCAGGACCGGCTCACCACTGGTCTTGAGAGGCAACTCGATATCGAACGCCAACTGGTTGAGGCCACGAAGCGACGGGCCGAGTCGATCCAGGATGCCGCATATGGCCGTGGTGATGCCTTCGGTGGTCGTGCGTTCGATGCTCAGGGCAGCATTCTGGCTCGCCAATGGCAGCAGAGGACGGAGCGTGCGCAGCACAACGACCGTGTCACGCAAACCCATGCGTTCCGGAAGATGTTCGGAGCTGACCCGAGCAACCACGCCCTTGGTGGTCGGTTCAACGACTGGCTCTCACGTCGCCACGACGCCATCGGCAAGCAGGGCGAGCAGTTGGAGGAGAAGGCCCAGTTCGACCTCGCCAAGCAGCGAGCCGACATGCTGAAGGCTCGGGGCGAGGAGCAGCTGGCACAGGCGAACCGCTTCGCGGAACGGGGGAACATCGGCCGTGCGGCAGACTTTTTTGACCGTGCTCGTGGATCGTTCTCGTCGGTCCAGGATATGCAGCTCCAGTGGGCGAGCCGGGGAACCGATCCCATGAAGCAACAGAAGTTCTTGGACGAAGCCAAGGCAACTGAGGGCTGGATTGGCGGCATTGATAAGGCTGAGTTAGCGGCGAACGAAAAGGCGGCAGCCGGAGCACAGGGGAAGATTGGCGTCCTTGAGTCCATGTCGAAGTCGGTCGAGGAGCTGGCAGCCCGGGCCGAACGGCTGACGATCTTCAAAGAGGCGGACATGGCGAAGGCCCGTAGCCTTAACGGTGAGTTGGACGGAATGATCCAGCGGCTTGAGCGCATCCAGGGACTGTCAGCCGGAGCTGCCGGTGGTGCTGGAGCGGGAGGTGGACGCGGACTACCTGGGCGAGCACAGGGAGGCCCTGTGTCACGGAACTCCCCGTACGTTGTCGGTGAGCGGGGAATGGAGCTATTCATTCCCACCGTCCCCGGCCAGGTCGTGAATGCCACGGACACACGTCGCATGCTCTCAGCGGCTCGTCAGGCTGTTGCTCCGGTGACGAGCACGACAAGCAACGTCAGCACGTCGTTCTCAATCGGCAGTATCAACGCCGCGACGGTCGACGTTGCGGAGATTCAGCGGCAGGCTGACTGGCGTAAGAAGGCCATGAAGGCCAGACGCGGTTTCTAA